The following nucleotide sequence is from Sphingomonas swuensis.
ATCAGGATGATGGCGAACCAGCCGCGCATCGCCGTGCTGCTGCCCTGCTACAACGAGGAAGCGGCCATCGCGCAGACGGTGGCCGGTTTCCGCGCGGCCCTGCCGACCGCCATCATCTACGTCTACGACAACAACAGCCGCGACCGGACGATGGAGATCGCCCGGGTGGCGGGCGCGGTGGTCCGGTCGGAGATTGCGCAGGGCAAGGGCCACGTCGTCCGCCGGATGTTCGCCGATGTCGAGGCCGACGTCTACATCATGGCCGACGGCGACCTGACCTACGATCCGCAGGCGGCGCCCGCGATGGTCGATCTGCTCCTCACCGACCAGCTCGACATGGTCGTGGGAACCCGCCAGCACGAGGCCAAGGAAGCCTACCGTGGCGGCCACGTCCTCGGAAACAAGCTATTCACCGGGCTGCTCTCCAGCCTGTTCGGACGCAGTTTCACCGACGTCTTCAGCGGTTATCGGGTCTTCTCGAGACGCTTCGTGAAGAGCTTCCCGGTGCTGTCCGCCGGGTTCGAGATCGAGACCGAGATCAGCGTTCACGCGCTCGAGCTGAAGATGCCGGTCGGGGAAGTCTCCACCGTCTATCTCGCCCGCCCCGAGGGTTCCGCCTCCAAGCTGTCGACCTATCGCGACGGCTGGCGGATTCTCAAGGCAATGCTCAACCTGTTTCGGACCGAGCGCCCGGTGCTGTTCTTCGGCGCGGTCGGAGCGCTGCTGGTCGTCGCGGCGCTGCTGCTGTCGATCCCTCTCGTCCTCACCTACATCGATACCGGGCTGGTGCCGCGGGTCCCGACCGCGATCCTGGTCACCGGGATGGTGATCGTCGCGGTGCTCTGTTTCTTCGCCGGGCTGATCCTCGACACCGTCACCCGCGGGCGGCGCGAGATCCGGCGGCTGGCCTATCTCGGCTTTCCCGCTCCGGGGTCGGTCGGCTGATGCCCGTGCCGCCCGCCCGGCGGCTGGTGATCAAGCTCGGCTCGTCGCTGGTTGCCGGTGAGGCCGGACCCGCGCGCTTCGCCAGAGACATCGCCGCGCTCTGCGCCGAGGGTCGTCAGGTCATCCTCGTCAGTTCGGGCGCGGTGGCGCTCGGTCGGCG
It contains:
- a CDS encoding glycosyltransferase family 2 protein, with protein sequence MMANQPRIAVLLPCYNEEAAIAQTVAGFRAALPTAIIYVYDNNSRDRTMEIARVAGAVVRSEIAQGKGHVVRRMFADVEADVYIMADGDLTYDPQAAPAMVDLLLTDQLDMVVGTRQHEAKEAYRGGHVLGNKLFTGLLSSLFGRSFTDVFSGYRVFSRRFVKSFPVLSAGFEIETEISVHALELKMPVGEVSTVYLARPEGSASKLSTYRDGWRILKAMLNLFRTERPVLFFGAVGALLVVAALLLSIPLVLTYIDTGLVPRVPTAILVTGMVIVAVLCFFAGLILDTVTRGRREIRRLAYLGFPAPGSVG